The following proteins come from a genomic window of Varunaivibrio sulfuroxidans:
- a CDS encoding Fur family transcriptional regulator, which translates to MRNIKTPFSKSDTSSGGHDHRRCVDHALNAAERVCAAAGARLTPLRRRVLLEVWASHDPIGAYDILRRLKGDALKAAPPTVYRALDFLMKYGLVHRLESRNAFIGCRTPESAHAGHFLICARCGDVAEFDDDRLDGTISDAAARVGFAAHRAAVEIRGLCPSCQENDDERTTAP; encoded by the coding sequence ATGAGGAATATCAAAACTCCTTTTTCCAAAAGCGATACGTCTTCCGGCGGGCACGATCATCGGCGCTGTGTGGATCATGCTTTGAATGCCGCGGAGCGTGTTTGCGCCGCCGCTGGCGCGCGCCTGACGCCATTGCGCCGTCGTGTCCTTTTGGAAGTATGGGCCAGTCACGACCCTATTGGAGCCTATGATATTTTGCGCCGTCTCAAAGGCGACGCCTTGAAGGCGGCGCCGCCGACGGTTTATCGCGCCCTTGACTTCTTGATGAAATACGGGCTGGTTCACCGGCTCGAAAGTCGGAACGCCTTTATCGGATGCCGCACGCCGGAAAGCGCCCACGCCGGACATTTTCTAATTTGCGCGCGCTGCGGCGACGTCGCCGAATTCGATGACGATCGGCTTGACGGGACGATCAGTGACGCCGCCGCGAGGGTGGGTTTTGCGGCGCATCGCGCCGCCGTTGAAATCAGGGGACTGTGCCCATCATGCCAGGAAAACGACGACGAACGGACGACCGCGCCATGA